In Thunnus thynnus chromosome 4, fThuThy2.1, whole genome shotgun sequence, a genomic segment contains:
- the LOC137181527 gene encoding SUZ RNA-binding domain-containing-like, translated as MEDEEVAESWEEAADSGEIERRLEAKLKINQEAKKSSLGSGGSPVRTAIVIQDDSLPAAPPPQIRILKRPSNNGTAGNLASSSRPSQQMKSLAQREAEYAEARRRILGSASSDDTPQDNPCQDRPVRVSAQQPSEPVRPNNHVIRQPTGPDGTSGFRLCR; from the exons ATGGAGGATGAAGAGGTTGCAGAGAGCTGGGAAGAGGCGGCGGACAGCGGG GAAATAGAGAGAAGACTTGAGGCTAAGCTGAAAATAAATCAGGAGGCAAA GAAATCCAGTTTGGGTTCAGGTGGTTCACCTGTGCGAACAGCTATTGTAATCCAGGACGACTCTCTTCCTGCGGCACCGCCACCACAAATTAGAATTTTAAAGCGTCCTTCAAATAACGGTACTGCAGGAAACCTTGCGTCCTCGTCCCGTCCCTCTCAGCAGATGAAGTCTTTGGCGCAGCGGGAGGCGGAGTATGCAGAAGCCCGGAGAAGGATTTTGGGTAGTGCTTCCTCAGATGATACGCCTCAGGACAATCCATGCCAGGACAG GCCAGTTCGTGTGAGTGCGCAGCAACCATCAGAACCAGTTCGTCCTAACAATCACGTGATCCGCCAGCCCACCGGCCCAGACGGCACCTCAGGCTTCCGACTCTGCAGAtaa
- the necap2 gene encoding adaptin ear-binding coat-associated protein 2 isoform X2, whose protein sequence is MAEDNSYESMLCVKPEVHVYRIPPRATNRGYRAADWKLDEPAWSGRMKITAKGKMAFIKLEDKNTGELFAQAPVEQYPGCVVEAVTDSSRYFVIRIEDGNGRHAFIGLGFADRGDSFDFNVALQDHFKWVKQEGELAKLEASQSAAPKLDLSFKEGQTIKISIGNIKKKEAGGAKPRPMGGGLLPPPPGVKAGGVIPPPGGQQTAPAAQTNAATLLDFGSPVPAAQPSSDMWGDFTSAGSNSSKDAVTSGWVQFS, encoded by the exons ATGGCAGAAGATAACAGTTATGAGTCGATGCTCTGTGTGAAGCCCGAGGTTCACGTTTACCGGATCCCACCGCGGGCCACTAACCGTGGATATCG CGCTGCTGACTGGAAGCTGGATGAACCTGCATGGAGCGGCAGGATGAAAATCACAGCTAAAGGCAAGATGGCCTTCATCAAGTTAGAGGACAAAAACACAG GAGAGCTGTTTGCCCAAGCTCCGGTCGAACAGTATCCAGGCTGTGTAGTTGAAGCAGTAACAGACTCCAGCAGGTACTTTGTGATCCGGATAGAGGACGGCAACG GTCGTCATGCTTTTATCGGTCTTGGCTTTGCTGATCGTGGAGACTCATTTGACTTCAACGTAGCTTTACAAGACCATTTTAA GTGGGTGAAGCAGGAAGGCGAGCTTGCAAAACTGGAAGCCTCTCAGAGCGCTGCACCTAAGCTGGACCTGAGCTTCAAGGAAGGACAGACTATCAAGATCAGCATTGGG aacatcaagaagaaggagGCAGGTGGTGCCAAACCGCGGCCCATGGGTGGAGGTCTGCTCCCACCTCCACCAGGAGTGAAGGCTGGAGGTGTCATACCGCCTCCCGGAGGCCAGCAGACGGCCCCAGCTGCACAAACAAACGCTG CCACTCTTTTAGACTTCGGGTCCCCCGTCCCTGCAGCTCAGCCCAGCTCTGATATGTGGGGAGATTTCACATCAGCAGGTTCCAA CTCCAGTAAAGATGCTGTCACATCGGGATGGGTGCAGTTTAGTTGA
- the necap2 gene encoding adaptin ear-binding coat-associated protein 2 isoform X1 — MAEDNSYESMLCVKPEVHVYRIPPRATNRGYRAADWKLDEPAWSGRMKITAKGKMAFIKLEDKNTGELFAQAPVEQYPGCVVEAVTDSSRYFVIRIEDGNGRHAFIGLGFADRGDSFDFNVALQDHFKWVKQEGELAKLEASQSAAPKLDLSFKEGQTIKISIGNIKKKEAGGAKPRPMGGGLLPPPPGVKAGGVIPPPGGQQTAPAAQTNAGDQSTLLDFGSPVPAAQPSSDMWGDFTSAGSNSSKDAVTSGWVQFS; from the exons ATGGCAGAAGATAACAGTTATGAGTCGATGCTCTGTGTGAAGCCCGAGGTTCACGTTTACCGGATCCCACCGCGGGCCACTAACCGTGGATATCG CGCTGCTGACTGGAAGCTGGATGAACCTGCATGGAGCGGCAGGATGAAAATCACAGCTAAAGGCAAGATGGCCTTCATCAAGTTAGAGGACAAAAACACAG GAGAGCTGTTTGCCCAAGCTCCGGTCGAACAGTATCCAGGCTGTGTAGTTGAAGCAGTAACAGACTCCAGCAGGTACTTTGTGATCCGGATAGAGGACGGCAACG GTCGTCATGCTTTTATCGGTCTTGGCTTTGCTGATCGTGGAGACTCATTTGACTTCAACGTAGCTTTACAAGACCATTTTAA GTGGGTGAAGCAGGAAGGCGAGCTTGCAAAACTGGAAGCCTCTCAGAGCGCTGCACCTAAGCTGGACCTGAGCTTCAAGGAAGGACAGACTATCAAGATCAGCATTGGG aacatcaagaagaaggagGCAGGTGGTGCCAAACCGCGGCCCATGGGTGGAGGTCTGCTCCCACCTCCACCAGGAGTGAAGGCTGGAGGTGTCATACCGCCTCCCGGAGGCCAGCAGACGGCCCCAGCTGCACAAACAAACGCTGGTGATCAAT CCACTCTTTTAGACTTCGGGTCCCCCGTCCCTGCAGCTCAGCCCAGCTCTGATATGTGGGGAGATTTCACATCAGCAGGTTCCAA CTCCAGTAAAGATGCTGTCACATCGGGATGGGTGCAGTTTAGTTGA